The region TCAGATCCTTATATTTGTTCAGAAGCTTTTGATACTTATCCATAACTTCTGATAAACTAGATTCAAGCAAGAGAGTTAAGCAAATACCTCTTTAGAATCCGACTCAGATTCTGATTCTAATTGAATCTTCTCAGCATGAGCTTTTATGCATGCCATCAGCGCCACATTAGCTTGCTCTTCCCCAGAGTCGTCTTTTGAGGATTCTGAATAATCCCAGGTAGCTATCATACCCTTCTTCTTTCCTCTGAAGTCCTTCTTCTTAGGCTcgtctttcttcaacttgggacattcattcttgaaatagcctggctccttgcactcaaaTCATGTGATATCCTTGCCGGCTCCAGCTTTCTTGAATCCAAAAGTAGACTCAGAACGAATACATGTCCTTATTTGTCCTCTGAATTTGCCTTTTCTTTTCTTCCAAAGTTGATTGAGACATTTGGAAAGAAGAGAaaattcatcttcttcttctgattccttttcagaatcttcatcttcttctgCTTGAAGAGTTTTGATCTTTTTAGACTTTCCCAAAGATGTCAGAGCAATAGATTTTCTTTCTCTTGGGCTCATCTTCTTCAAGCTCAATTTCACGACTTCTGAAAGAACTAATGAGTTCTTCAAGAGAAGTGTTGTTCAAATCCTTTGATAACTTCAATGTAATTACCATAGGTATCCATATTTTAGGTAGACTTCTGATGATCTTCTTCAGGTGATCAATATTAGAATACCCTTTGTCTGGAACCTTAAGTCTTTCAACAAGagtttgaaaccttgagaacatgttctcaacaGTTTCATCGTATTCCAACTTGAACGCTTCATATTTCTGAATCAAGGCAAGTGCCTTGGTTTCTTTAACTTGGGcatttccttcgtgagtcatcctcatAGAATCAAATATGGACTTTGCAGTatctctgttggtgatcttttcatacttAGTGTATGAAATGTCGTTCAACAAGATAGTTCTAGCTTTGTGATGATttttataatctttcttttgTTGTTTCATCATCACTCTTCTTTCTATTTTGTTGCCACTAGCATCTACAGGGTGTATGTAACCATCAACTACTATATACCATATATTTACATCATGACCTAGAAAGAAGCTTTCTATTatgtctttccagtaatcaaatcTTTCTTcatcaaaaacaggaggtttAACATTATAGTGATCTCTATCATTTACAGGAGCAACTGGTGATAGGAGAGCAGACATTGTGTTTCACAAGCTGGATCTTTATTTGACACAGTTAAGTGTTTGATAATATTATCAAGACCAAAACCGAAGCTCTGGTGCCAttgaaggtggcaagaaacacaagaaattggggtttgaattgggtttctaagATCATAAACATTTTCAACCCAACACAATCAAACAGTAAACAACGAAAAAAAAGACaattatttttatcctggttctTTGTTAACTAAGCTACCTCCAGTCCATATGCCAGGGTGATTTTGCCTtatcaacaaggacttaatccattataacCAAACTGATTACAGACACACAAAGTTAACTTGTCAATGTCTTCTAGAGTAATTTTAACTAAACCCTAGTCATTCAAGGAATACAAATCAATCAATGAGATTATAAGATTGTGTTTACAAGATTGCTTCTAAGAAAGAAGAAATACACAAGTTTAGGTACAATGAATTTATCACACAATAACGAACAAAATCTTTATGTGTGTTTATTTTCTCTATACACAATAATATTCAATTCAATGAAAGCGTTGTGTATTAGCGTGAATTAGCGGCTTGTCCAATCTTCCAAGTCTTCTTTATATAGGCAATGAAAATATTCgttggagggtagaattggaatatCAAAATGCAGTTGTAGCCTTGCATAACGACTTGATTAATGGGAggcaaaatggtacaatagtataATCCTTAGCCCACAAAATTAGCATAGTGGAAGAAACATTTGATCTTGTATTGTGTACTATTTTCCTCATgtaaaaccttttgatcttatcttctaatctttAGAGGCTTTTCAAtaaatgatgttgaagcatgtttagaaggatcaagattatgattgagagaatcttcataaccttggtcttcagagtcttgacacaATTCCTCAGAACTTGGTATTCAGAGTCTTCAGAGCTTATTCTTTAGAATCTTCAGAACTTGAGAGACAGAATCTTGAAGGCATGACAAACCTTCAGAGGCTCTTCTATCAGAGCCACAATACGAAGCTTTAGCATAAACATTCATCATAACCGTTGTCTAAGAGCGTTCCATAACTTGACATAATCTTGTAAGGCATTTTAGTATCTCTTCAGAGTCAAAGTGTGTTGAGTCCAGAATCTAATGACGTCACACGCCAAATCTTCAGAATCGGAACCTGCtagcaaaagctacacactagacAAAACCATTAGGCTACACAATTATTCTATAAGAAATAATATATTATTATCATCAACACTAAAGGCCAAATGCGTAACCAAATCTTATTCCAACAAAGTATGTGGCTGCATCATATGCAAtatgtcaagcaacatggataAAGATGTTGCTCAAAGCGCTCAAGATAATGAAACCTAAGAAAATGAAGTTGTTTGTCGACAACAAGTCAGTTATTGATCTGGTGAGTTATCTTATGTGTCATGGTCGAAGTAAACACATAGAGAGGAGATATCATTTTTTGAGGGATCAAGTTAACAAAGAAAAGCTTGAACTTAAGAATTACAAGAAAAAATGGCAACTAACTTACATACTCACCAAACCCTTGAAGAAAGGCATTTCCGATGGGTTGAAGAGAAACATCAGGATGATAATTATCAAAAACATGAATTAGCAGGTGTGCTAGAAGTTGTAATTCGATGTTTTATAGAAAAGTTAGTATTCGATTGTGTCAAAGTTACTAGAAGTAGTATGAGTCAGTTGTACTCGACCGATTTGAATACAACATATACCTGTCATGTCAGCCAAAATATAACTTTGTATGTTTTGGGCTTGGGCCTTGGTTGCCTATATATAGACATATCTTTGTAGTTTTCAAATAAGAACTTCATTGTAATCATTTCAGTTTTAAACAAtaattttctttcttttatttcttcttcttcatcttgAAATCCTAATTTTTCCATCAGTTCCAACAATATGTACTACTCCCTTTAGATTAATTAATGGTCAAATGTTTTATTTAAACTTATAATCTTTGAGATTACATAGGAAGAATGATTTGACATACCAAGATTATTAAAATATGATTTAAGATTAGTTGAATAATTTGAGTGAATAATGAATGTTAGCATTGTAGATTTTATgataaaaagaataaaaaagagaggCCATTAAGGAgatttggtttgaaaaatgattcCTCTCATTAATATATGACTCAAAATTTTGTAAAATTGTATTGAAATTGAGAAAGACTCTTTATTGTTAgagaaatatttttaaataatatttatttaacCAAAGATGCCGGGTTGAGAATTCAGACCATATCAGTTAATGgataatattaaaatattttagACCAGCcattcataaaataaaataaacttaaCTCAATACTTCATAAGAGTAGTAACAGTTATAAAATTGTTCTAAAATACCATATTGTTTAACAAGTCTATGAAAGGTAGATTCAAAAGGAACATGATAATGGGGATAAATGTAGATAGTGGGAGGATAGACCAAGTGGAAGGCATTAAGGCAAACGTAAAAGAGCACTTTGAGAAAAAAATTATAGAGAGTTTATAGGAGGTCCGAGTTAGAGGGATTCCATTTTAATAGTCTTACAAGTAAGGAGGTTTCCCTTTTGGAATCTTCATTTTTGTATcagaaaattaaagaagtgaCGTAGAGTTATGATGGGGATAAAAGTCTGGATCCATATGGATTCAATATTGGTTTTTTCAAGAGTTGTTGGGTTGTAATTGAGAAGGAGGTGGTGGGATTTGTTAACGGGTTTTATCGAAATCCTTTCTTTCAAAGTCAGTAACTACGTATTTTCTTGATTTGATTCCAAAGGGAGATAACCCAAATGCTTGGAGGATTATAGGCCCATATGCATATAGTGGGATGTATGCACATGGTTAtttaaaagatttttttttagTAGATTGAAGAGGGTTTTAGGTAATTTGATTTCCTTGAGTCAATCGATCTTTATTCCCGACAGACAGATTATGGACGGTGTGTTCATAACCAACAAGCTATTGGATTTtgcaaaaagaaataaaaaatattatttattggtcaaggttgattttgCAACAACTTATGATCGCGTCTCTTGTGATTATTTGAAGTATATCATGAAAAGAATGGGGTTTGGAATTAGATGGCTCAAGTGGACGAATACTTTTTTTTTCTAGTTATATGTCTGTTTTGATTAATGGTAGTCCCGCAATTGATTTTAAGGTTGGTCAATCTGGATATGTAGGAATAATGTTTGATTCTCTCAGGGGATGCAATTACATAAgttattttaattttgattaagTTTAGATCATGAGAATGATCATTTGTGTTTCTTAAAGATTGTAAGCTTCTTTGGGTCTACTAGTGTATTTATCCAACCTTATTTTTATCTTGATTTGAGTTGGCGGTTATAGACCATGATTTTTTTCTATACTATTGGGTTGGAGTATCATTTCTACTCCCTATTTATAAATCATTTACTTATTAAAAAATTATTACAATAAATACAAAATGTAAGATACATAACCATTCaccataaataaataaataaaattagtCAATGAAGTGCATGAGTTGAAGTTTGCCAAAAAGTTTATAGAAATGGCAAACCTATATCACAATATGTATTGCACACATAAAACCAAAAAATGCACATATAAATAAGCCATACAAATAGCATATATATGTAGATTGAAAACTATGTTCTTGATCACTTAATTTCAAAATAAATGCATGATTGATCTATTGTTAGCACATGGCAATGAATATTGTACACAGTGATTCTTATTCACTGTCGTTTCAAAATGGGTATTCAAAATCCCATTTTTAGCAATTTCAACATTACAACCTTTTTCTCCTTTTAGCAAATTTCAGAATTCTATTTCAAAATCTTATGCGATTTTACATATTTACCCTCACCTCACCTACTCTATGTAATATGGTCATGGTCCCCTTGCTTTCATTTTTCATGTCCCCACAACATAAATCTTCCTCGTACCTGCACATGAAACATTGACTGTATTCTCAACACAAAATGACTCTTCTACCCTTTATTCATCTCTTGTATCATAATACAAGTCATGGTAGTTTTGTACTTTCGCATCTAGCCTTCAAAAATAGCTTATATTAGTACTCTTATTCTTTCGCATTTTCATCACAGTTTCTTTCAAAATCAGCTTTTCATCAAAGAAAAAAAGTGTAGCAAGATGGGTCGTGGAAAAATAGAGATCAAGAGGATCGAGAACACTACAACAAGACAAGTTACATTTTCAAAAAGAAGAACAGGATTACTCAAGAAAACTAACGAACTTTCTGTGCTTTGTGATGCACAAATCGGTCTCATCATTTTCTCAAGCACTGGGAAACTTTTCCAGTATTGCTCTCAACCCTATAGGTACTTTGAATTAATAAAATGCTTTTTTTCACTTCAAAATTAATGTTCAGAATGTGTTTCTTGGAGTTAGTTAGTTTGTATCAATATTATATACATAATATTTTTATACGTAATTTTTTTCTGAAActctttctcttctttttttaTGAACCCTAGTTTGAGATTTGGACAGTCGGTTTAATTTTCTGAGTGATGCAGATTTTGTGATTTCATGTTATAATTTAATTTTTGCAGAAAACCACGTGGTGGTGATTAATAACATTTCACTTTCATGTAAAAAAAAGTTTCATATCTGAATCAAATAATGAATACTTTCAGCTTTTCTATAGAGATTTTTATCTTGGGTTATACAAATGCTATGATCTTTTTTATTTAACTATTTTTATTCATATGTAATAATAATTATgtaattttttttgtttgtttagGATGGATCAGATTATTGAAAAGTACCAGAGATGTTCTGGTAAACGAATAATTGGGGAGCATGATCATCAGATTCACCATAGGGTATGTATGAGCCACATCACATATGCTAATTTTTGGtatataaataaattaattagTACCTAATGTAATTTATTTCTTGGTTTATAGGAAGAAATGTTTCATGACATGGCAATGCTGAGGCAAGAAAGTCTTCGTATTGAATTTGGAATTCAAAGATATCTTGGAGGTGACATTAACTGTTTGAAGTATGATGATTTGACTAAACTTGAAGAGGAATTAGAGATTTCTCTTGCTAAAATTCGATATCGTCAggttaattaattaattaatcatgattagtatATTATTATGCTATGTtatattaatatatttaattaattaatgaCATATTTGAACACAGAATGAGCTTGTGCAGCAGCAAATGGAGAATCTGAGAAGGAAGGTCACATATAAATACATAATTAGTTAACTCTCTTTAATTAATTTTctttaataatttattattaatataGATATCATTTTATTGTGATTAATTTAGGAAAGAATATTGGAAGATGAGAACATAAATTTATCTAACTGGGTGAGAATATTTACTCCTACTACTAATGTTAGCACTTTTTTGAATTTGgattataatatatatatatatatatacaaataaACTAAACTATGATTCTAATTAAATTGTTGATATTAATTTCAGGATCATAGGGCAATGATGGAAGAAAACAAAAGAGTGCAAGAACATGTAATGGATCAGTTTCCATTTTTTGAGGACCAACCTTCTAGTAGTTTCCTTCAACTTGCTGCACCTGTTCTTAGTCCTTATCTTCAGCTTGCTCAGCCAAATACTCAAGATTATTTCAAGGCTAGGGACTCTGATGAGCCATAATTATTATTAAATGATTATGTTATGTTATATTATATTCACCTAGAAGACAATATTTTAGTTATTTATATATTGGTATTATCAGTAGTTATGTTTTAATCAAGCTATATACATTGTGGTTATAGCCACTGGCCAGAGTCTAAAGAATTAATGTGTATTTTGAAGTTAATATTATAGCATCTCAGATGAGTTAGAGTATTCAAATTCTCCAACATTTCACATATAAACTATTTTTTTAGATATTATTTAATTATGTGGGCTTATGAGAGTTACTCGTGGTTTATACAAGCTAGCCTAAATTTAACAAGATTTTTTAGAATAGGTTTATATATATTAGAGTTTCTTAATTTACATCTTAAATTTATTAAAATACACAAATACAATCTTCAAAGTTTCTCAATTTACATTCTTATATGATAAACTATGTTAAAACGGAGTGAAAACTCCTTAAAATTATTGGATAATAATTTGAAAGTTTAAACTATATATTACGTCGAGCTTTGGTTAAAAAAAACCACCAATGACATATATTCAAGTCCACACAGCCTCTTGCCAAAGAAATAACAAGGCTAGCAAGAAAAACCACTCCTCCACTTAAACCCATACAATTATTCTCTTGATTTGAGATCAAGAACAACCTCCTAAAAGACACACCCAGGTAATCGGACCTTGCCCGCACATCCTCCCAATAATCTAAACAACAACACCCTCTCCAAACCAATTTGAAATACTATTACCTTTGGAAACTAGCAAAGAAACCACTCTCTACCATGACAAGACACACCGAAAACTCCAACACGACCTCCTAAAAAATAAGATATAtgcgcgcgcgcacacacaccCTCTCACGCACCCTTCCACACGCGGCGTACACACACCATACCTTAGCCACCAAAAGATGCTTATAGATTGACGAAAAATCTTGATGAAAAATCCTCCAACACTAGATACTTAAGAGGACGAGATTAACAAGTCTCGAATCCCATACCCAAGACCACCCAATTCCCGGGGTTTACAAACAACCTCCTATCTCACCTAAGAAATATTCTACCCCTTCTTTAGCCACGTCCAAAAGAAACCTCATATATATAAACAACCAATCTTTCTCCAAACTGATAAATGCATATTCATAAAGGATAGAAAAAAACATGTGTTACACTCAAAATTGAATCAAGAAGAACCACCCTCCCACAAACCCAATATGGTGGAGAGAAGCCTAATTAGGGGTTTTAATGGACTCCTTTTTAGGATTCACCCCATCGGTAGTCCAAGATACATAAAAGGGAGATAACCCACCCTACAACGTAGTCAACTCTAAGTCAAATAAAGAAAAATACACTCAACATTAATAACAAAAAAGGAGCTTTTGGAGAAGTTGAATCTTAACTAAGAAGCCAACTAAAAGCTCATTTGAACAACCTTAATCACCCAAAGATTAGAAACAAAAGTTTTTCCTAAAAATATAGTATCATCGTCATACTTGAGGTGCAAGACCACTACACCCTCAACCCCGACCTTAAACCTAGAGAAATATCTAAGCTATGAAGAGTTCTTCATTGCATCATTCTTCATGGGGTAACCATTAACCATAACATAGAGACTCCCCTAAACACCACACACTTTAATCCTATAGTCCTCCACCGATCGTCAAACCCAAACCTACTTAACATATAGTCCATAGAAGACCAACTAACTCAATCAAAGGCCTTTTTAAAATCCACCTTATTCAAGGCCTCCCGTATCGAAAAGCTCAATGCACCACATCAGAAGTCCAATCACCGGTCCATCTCACATTTCTAGTACCCTCGTGGAATAatggtgtaacaccccaatttcgattaaattattttaattgaattatttgTGAATTTTTAAGTGATTTAATTATATTATGAGTATTACTATGTGTTtaagtaaataaataaatgttGGAAGGTGTATGGTTAGTATTGTAAAGGGTAGGGAAAAAAACTAGATTAAATCTAGAATATTAGTcatttattaattaaaaaaaattgaggAAATACTAAGAAAATAGAGAATAGTAAGAGATTGAGGTGGATTGGGAATGAGTAGAATAATGGGGTGAAGGAGTAAGAGAGGAATAAATGTGGGAAGGAAAATATAAATATTAGAAGTGGGAAGATTAGGTTAAGCCTAATATAAGGTTAGATATAACCTAGATCTAAATCAGGTACGTAGAAACTTTGGAAAAGAGACAAGGAGGCAAGAGTGAGATAAAAGAGGCTAGAggtagaagaagaagaagaacccATGTGTAAGATTTCATCGCTGTTAGAAAAATAAGGTAATGAGGGAAATTTCTTCTTTAATGGGTGTTAAACATGATGGGATAGAGTTGAGAAatccttaacctccaataggaTTGTATGTGTTGTATGTGAAATATGTATAATTGTGTTGTGTTGAGGTTATATGATGATTTTGAAGATCAAATCGTGTATCAATATGTGCTAAATATTTTTGTC is a window of Lathyrus oleraceus cultivar Zhongwan6 chromosome 6, CAAS_Psat_ZW6_1.0, whole genome shotgun sequence DNA encoding:
- the LOC127093495 gene encoding MADS-box protein FBP24, coding for MGRGKIEIKRIENTTTRQVTFSKRRTGLLKKTNELSVLCDAQIGLIIFSSTGKLFQYCSQPYRMDQIIEKYQRCSGKRIIGEHDHQIHHREEMFHDMAMLRQESLRIEFGIQRYLGGDINCLKYDDLTKLEEELEISLAKIRYRQNELVQQQMENLRRKERILEDENINLSNWDHRAMMEENKRVQEHVMDQFPFFEDQPSSSFLQLAAPVLSPYLQLAQPNTQDYFKARDSDEP